The window ACTTAATCTTCCTTGGTCGAGGGCCAAAAAAACTGACACACAAGAACTAAACAACAATTTAGAACATAACCCACAAAAGGGCTTTGTTCAAAAGCAATTTATCTCTATTCCTCTACTCTAATTTGAATATGGTTAATGAAATAATCAGACaccaattttgtaaaaattaaatgaatccCCCCCCACTTTTGCTCTTCTTTGTCTCTTACTGTCCTGTAAAATAAGTCTCACCACATAGCTGCtcatcttgatcttgatcttgtaGTGAAACGAGAATCAAGCTAATGATGTTTTAAATAAGCCTTCCCCTTACAGAGTGGCAAAACTGCAAATACCTCTTTCTTGTCTTTTCCGCTTCAGGTTCTTTTTAGTCTACAAGGCGTTTATAGAACAAAACGTAAGCAGCTGAGGTCTTGATCTTTTCTTGACTGATTGGGTGGACATGGCTATCATCAAAGTCATACCATCGATCACCTCCATGCtgcaaaagaagatgaaattgaATGTAACTACCATCCTTATTAGGTCAACAACTATAACTCTATGAATCTGGATACCAGCAGTTTTAAGTTTAACCATAATCTATCCCGGTTTGTGACATCTAGATTATGGGTAACTCAACTTCTTACAATTTTCTAATACTATCTTAATCTACAAGAGTTCCACAGTTTTGCAACACAAACACTTAAAATAGATGAACGGCTGAGACAAGAGATATATAAGACGATAATTACAAATGTCTTTTCACTTACGTGAACATATGCAGTGTAATGACCACCTCCCATGCTCCCGTAGTGATTGCTAATCGCATACAGCATGTAGCGATAAGTTGTCTGACCATTCTTGTAGGAGATGTAGGTCGATAGATCAAGATCATCGAGCGGGAAGTCCACATACGCCTCAAGCTTGTTCTTCATAAACCGGCTATAAGAAAATCTCTTCAGGTGAATAACCAGGATCTCTGGCAACCTCCAGAGATCTAACTTTTTAATGGCTTGCCGGTGTTCTTTGCAGCCAGGACAATACCTATAACAATTTGACTCATGTCAGTTACCAGCAATCAGACGAATAGTAAAGAGCAAGTCAGGCCCACAAAAAGATTGACAAAACTTGAGATAAATCTAAAGATGATGACGATGTGAGGATCATATAGCATAATACAATGCTACATGCCTACAAAAATTtcaagacaacaaaacaaatcacaTGAGCGCGATTGTCAAAAGATAATCGAAAAGCTgagtatatatatgagaaatggTTTTGATCCTCAACTCACCACATGTCATCAGGACCAAGAGGCNTAACAATTTGACTCATGTCAGCTACCAGCAATCAGACGAATAGTAAAGAGCAAGTCAGGCGCACAAAAAGATTGACAAAACTTGAGATAAATCTAAAGATGATGACGATGTGAGGAACATATAGCATAATACAATGCTACAGGCCTACAAAAATTtcaagacaacaaaacaaatcacaTGACTTAATTCTCATTCAATTTTCAATTGCCTATGAGCGCGATTGTCAAAAGATAATCGAAAAGCTgagtatatatatgagaaatggTTTTGATCCTCAACTCACCACATGTCATCAGGACCAAGAGGCTCCTCCGTCAAGAATGCTTCAAGGCACTTGTAAAGCGAAACGGTTTCTTGGGGTCTCTTAGTTCCAAATTTGCAAACCTCAGGTAAGGAGCTCAGAAGACAAGTATCATAAACGTCAAGCTCTTTTACTGGCCAACGTGCAAGCACATTCACCCGCTTGGATTTATTTATAGGCTTTTCTTTCAATACTTCAGATTCTATTAAGTTTCCTCTGTCGTCAGTTAGGTAAAGCCTCAACACAGGATCTGGAAGAGATTCAGCAGTCTCCTTCACGTCAATGGAATTTGTATCCTCAGTTGTAGTACCAACGGTATCTGCTTTATCAGTGGCTTCTTCTTCAGTTGGAATTTCATGATTCTCTGTGAAGAGTTCAGTAGGCATCTTAAATGAAGTAAGCAGCTTCAGGTACAGGTTCTCGACATCAGATCCATTCTCGACATCACAAAGCCTAGAGACCAAGGGGATCCCAAATGCCTTCCAAGTTGGGCTAGATTTCCCAGATATAAACTGCCTGAAAAACATTGAAACGGTTAAATATTTGGTACCCACTAGATATAAATTTCATGCATGACACTTCTGAACAGTGGTTAAACTGCACTACCATTTATTGGTTGAGAAATAGCACGATAAAGATACATTAGATAAAGAAAAGAGGTATAGGTATTGACGTGAAGAAGTAATGATTTTTACTTTCATGTTGTTGCCAACATAAGCAAATAGATAATGTTTACAACCACCCGCCAAGGAAAATGGGGCTAGGGGAAATTGTCATTGATATGAACCTAATTAGCATTTGAGTACTACTGTGTTATGCAAACTTACTCTTCCAGCTTCTGATGCATATACACAATCAAAGGAGAATTGTTTGCATCTTTCTTTAACCGGTACACGACAAGTTTGTCACCATCTCTGATCAAGGTTAATGAATCAGTAGGCTCCTCCAGGAAGCGAAGAATCCGATTATTGTACACCTATACAAGTGAGAAGATCATATGAAGAGAAATTCCACTGTATATGTTACCCAATTGTCCACTTAAGCACAATATAGCATATACATTGTAGAATTATACCTCAGTAACCAGTAAAGTCTCATCCTCTGGTAAAGAGCAGGCAGTGACAAGAGCCTTATGAAGATCTTCGAATTTTCCAAACTTAGGAACGTTGACAGTCAATGGAATAGGCAGACTACTCCCATTGGCACTCATGACTGTTAAATCCATCGTTCGCATTGATGTGCATGGCAAAGGTAGCGATAGGTACATGAACGGATCAAACATAACAGAAACCTTTTTGCAAATAGGACAAACTAATGTTGATTTGTATTGGCCCTGCAACCAGAAATGCATATAAATGTATTAGTGATCGACAATATTNNNNNNNNNNNNNNNNNNNNNNNNNNNNNNNNNNNNNNNNNNNNNNNNNNNNNNNNNNNNNNNNNNNNNNNNNNNNNNNNNNNNNNNNNNNNNNNNNNNNNNNNNNNNNNNNNNNNNNNNNNNNNNNNNNNNNNNNNNNNNNNNNNNNNNNNNNNNNNNNNNNNNNNNNNNNNNNNNNNNNNNNNNNNNNNNNNNNNNNNNNNNNNNNNNNNNNNNNNNNNNNNNNNNNNNNNNNNNNNNNNNNNNNNNNNNNNNNNNNNNNNNNNNNNNNNNNNNNNNNNNNNNNNNNNNNNNNNNNNNNNNNNNNNNNNNNNNNNNNNNNNNNNNNNNNNNNNNNNNNNNNNNNNNNNNNNNNNNNNNNNNNNNNNNNNNNNNNNNNNNNNNNNNNNNNNNNNNNNNNNNNNNNNNNNNNNNNNNNNNNNNNNNNNNNNNNNNNNNNNNNNNNNNNNNNNNNNNNNNNNNNNNNNNNNNNNNNNNNNNNNNNNNNNNNNNNNNNNNNNNNNNNNNNNNNNNNNNNNNNNNNNNNNNNNNNNNNNNNNNNNNNNNNNNNNNNNNNNNNNNNNNNNNNNNNNNNNNNNNNNNNNNNNNNNNNNNNNNNNNNNNNNNNNNNNNNNNNNNNNNNNNNNNNNNNNNNNNNNNNNNNNNNNNNNNNNNNNNNNNNNNNNNNNNNNNNNNNNNNNNNNNNNNNNNNNNNNNNNNNNNNNNNNNNNNNNNNGTCTCATCCTCTGGTAAAGAGCAGGCAGTGACAAGAGCCTTATGAAGATCTTCGAATTTTCCAAACTTAGGAACGTTGACAGTCAATGGAATAGGCAGACTACTCCCATCGGCACTCATGACTGTTAAATCCATCGTTCGCATTGATGTGCATGGCAAAGGTAGCGATAGGTACATGAACGGATCAAACATAACAGAAACCTTTTTGCAAATAGGACAAACTAATGTTGATTTGTATTGGCCCTGCAACCAGAAATGCATATAAATGTATTAGTGATCGACAATATTAGGATATTTTCTTGGCATGGTCAGATGGTTAAAGTGCAAAGAGCATCATATCAAACGAAAGCAACtctcaaaacaaaaagtgtACATAGAGTATTCTACAGGGCAATATCTccttaaatcaacgaaaatatTATGTGCGCGGAACTGAAATCAAGAAGATAAAATTGCACTTAGATCAAAATGATACGTAGAACCCCAAATTGGATACCAGAATACTAGACAGCTTGAGCCATCCAACATTTTT is drawn from Camelina sativa cultivar DH55 chromosome 8, Cs, whole genome shotgun sequence and contains these coding sequences:
- the LOC104706492 gene encoding ubiquitin carboxyl-terminal hydrolase 8, translating into MNGTSSEESPDSTQRIDSFNGEQRVYFVPLRWWKDAQDSMPSELVEKREILYTATTGSSYGGPMKLINNIFNSDILFDLRREGDALQNGETGEASVSGRDFALVSSDMWLQALKWHHDDKNTERGVKSFSAGGVDRGDVYPVQLRLSVVQETNSLAVKICKKDNSVECFRRACKIFSLHSEQLRIWDISGQTTLFFESDVSTSKDCQQQADQEMLLELQIYGLSDSIKLKESKKEDGSTQQTNGINGGTVFRFGRSNSLSFLAKAGEAGTLGLTGLQNLGNTCFMNSSLQCLAHTPKLVDFFLGEYSKEINLDNPLGMKGEIALAFGDLLRSLWAPGASTVAPRTFKGKLARFAPQFSGFNQHDSQELLAFLLDGLHEDLNRVRNKPYVEAKDGDGRPDAEVADEYWRNHVARNDSIIVDVCQGQYKSTLVCPICKKVSVMFDPFMYLSLPLPCTSMRTMDLTVMSANGSSLPIPLTVNVPKFGKFEDLHKALVTACSLPEDETLLVTEVYNNRILRFLEEPTDSLTLIRDGDKLVVYRLKKDANNSPLIVYMHQKLEEQFISGKSSPTWKAFGIPLVSRLCDVENGSDVENLYLKLLTSFKMPTELFTENHEIPTEEEATDKADTVGTTTEDTNSIDVKETAESLPDPVLRLYLTDDRGNLIESEVLKEKPINKSKRVNVLARWPVKELDVYDTCLLSSLPEVCKFGTKRPQETVSLYKCLEAFLTEEPLGPDDMWYCPGCKEHRQAIKKLDLWRLPEILVIHLKRFSYSRFMKNKLEAYVDFPLDDLDLSTYISYKNGQTTYRYMLYAISNHYGSMGGGHYTAYVHHGGDRWYDFDDSHVHPISQEKIKTSAAYVLFYKRLVD